From one Planococcus citri chromosome 3, ihPlaCitr1.1, whole genome shotgun sequence genomic stretch:
- the mas gene encoding protein masquerade, whose protein sequence is MKINVNSAFCRNFKTTSVWFTILLLTISNTVTAQEESLASSFLSGLLDTITSTADSKDCPGVCVHTLATLICYEVLENVVCPSPSMKCCVEPPPNNVSTTTTSSVPYTPPQRYQGSTITTSRPPDNPSTPIISKKTEVITESSTVKSGTASTQDSGNAGSGKACPGVCAAESIAVYCEAVINTADLCKPGYKCCFSTGANGNLDAKPPSFIPYDRNRTTSTSPTPSMADQSQTNGHINHPVSTITTTAPTRQTPNSRVCQGECVNGLLALFCDDIDSNANCGEDESCCLTNPTTQSAPYTTSSYLYNSNTSPRTPPTQYSSMYTTTVSTTTKSNLPKCPGLCLLPIMAAFCERPAVIIQHTSTCKQGSICCDKSRASTSHKPRPHTTVSTTTPAPTTTTPAPYDPRPECPGSCIVSILSFTCFRNAETTDVFKCRKEGTTCCAPKSSIRETVEQKIHNFPSIQRNDTVQPFRPQLPPPQFHHQPVITSVPPYFSSTTTRAPVYNKYVCGVKGTARERGGRVVGGEDAEPAEWCWQVALINSLNQYLCGGALIGTQWVLTAAHCVTNIVRSGDAIYVRVGDHDLTRKYGSPGAQTLRVATTYIHHNHNSQTLDNDIALLKLHGQVELKDGVCLVCLPARGVNHAAGKRCTVTGYGYMGETGPIPLRVREAEIPIVSDPECIRKINAVTEKIFILPASSFCAGGEEGNDACQGDGGGPLVCEDDGFYELAGLVSWGFGCGRASVPGVYVKVSSFIGWINQIISVNNL, encoded by the exons GTTTATTAGACACGATCACCAGCACTGCGGATAGCAAAGACTGTCCTGGCGTATGTGTACATACGTTAGCGACATTAATTTGTTACGAAGTATTGGAAAATGTCGTCTGCCCTAGTCCATCTATGAAATGTTGCGTTGAGCCGCCGCCAAATAATGTATCAACGACAACCACGAGTTCGGTACCGTATACACCACCTCAGCGTTACCAAGGTTCTACAATAACCACCAGCAGACCACCCGATAATCCTTCAACTCCAATCATCAGTAAAAAAACAGAAGTG ATTACTGAGTCCAGTACCGTCAAGTCAGGGACTGCATCGACGCAGGATTCTGGAAATGCGG GATCGGGAAAAGCTTGTCCGGGCGTCTGTGCTGCTGAAAGTATCGCCGTCTACTGCGAAGCGGTGATAAATACGGCGGATTTATGCAAACCCGGATATAAATGCTGCTTTTCCACCGGCGCTAATGGAAATTTAGACGCGAAACCACCTAGTTTCATTCCATACGACAGAAACAGGACAACGAGCACCAGTCCAACCCCTTCGATGGCCGATCAATCTCAAACCAATGGCCATATAAATCACCCAGTGTCAACGATTACCACAACCGCGCCAACCAGACAGACACCGAATTCAAGAGTATGCCAAGGCGAATGCGTAAACGGTCTTTTGGCTCTATTTTGCGACGATATCGACTCGAATGCCAATTGCGGCGAGGACGAAAGCTGTTGCTTGACGAATCCTACGACTCAGTCGGCTCCTTATACCACTTCGTCTTATTTATACAATTCGAATACTTCGCCGAGAACGCCTCCGACGCAGTATTCTTCCATGTACACCACCACAGTGTCGACAACGACCAAGTCTAATTTGCCCAAATGTCCGGGGTTATGTTTATTACCAATAATGGCGGCGTTTTGCGAACGTCCGGCGGTCATCATACAACATACGTCTACTTGTAAACAAGGCTCTATTTGTTGCGATAAATCGAGGGCCAGTACTAGTCATAAACCCAGACCACATACCACCGTTTCAACCACCACACCTGCTCCGACCACAACCACACCAGCTCCTTACGATCCTAGACCAGAATGTCCAGGATCGTGTATCGTTTCCATATTGTCTTTCACCTGTTTCA GAAATGCTGAGACGACCGATGTATTCAAATGTCGTAAAGAAGGGACGACGTGTTGCGCGCCAAAGTCATCGATTAGAGAAACTGTCgaacaaaaaatacacaatttccCATCGATACAGAGAAACGACACCGTACAACCTTTCAGACCGCAATTACCACCACCACAATTTCACCATCAACCAG TGATAACTTCAGTGCCACCATACTTCAGTAGTACCACAACTCGAGCTCCGGTGTACAATAAATACGTTTGCGGTGTAAAAGGTACGGCGAGAGAAAGAGGAGGTCGTGTAGTCGGAGGAGAAGACGCTGAACCTGCAGAATGGTGTTGGCAAGTAGCTCTGATAAATTCTCTGAACCAATATTTATGCGGAGGAGCGTTAATTGGAACGCAATGGGTGTTGACAGCAGCTCACTGTGTAACAAA TATTGTACGATCAGGAGATGCGATATATGTTCGAGTTGGAGATCACGATCTTACCAGAAAATATGGTAGTCCAGGAGCGCAGACTTTGAGAGTAGCCACAACTTACATTCATCATAATCACAATTCTCAAACTTTGGATAACGATATAGCTTTACTCAAGTTGCATGGTCAAGTCGAACTCAAAGATGGAGTTTGTTTGGTATGTCTACCTGCGAGAGGTGTGAATCATGCAGCAGGCAAAAGATGCACAGTCACTGGTTATGGTTATATGGGAGAAA ctGGTCCTATACCATTACGAGTTAGAGAAGCCGAAATACCCATTGTCAGTGATCCCGAATGTATAAGAAAGATCAACGCTGtcactgaaaaaatattcattttaccaGCTAGCAGTTTCTGTGCAGGAGGTGAAGAAGGAAATGACGCGTGTCag GGTGATGGAGGAGGTCCATTAGTTTGTGAAGATGACGGATTCTATGAGCTGGCTGGATTAGTCTCTTGGGGCTTTGGCTGTGGCAGAGCGAGTGTACCAGGAGTTTACGTGAAAGTATCATCATTTATTGGATGGATTAACCAAATAATTAGCGTAAATAACTTGTAA